The segment AATCACGATACCCGACGCAAGCGTGACAATAATGGCGATTATTTCCTGGTCCCTTTTCCTGGTTCGAGGAGGAGGCGAAGAACATGGCGAGGAAGCCTCAGTTATTGAACAGCTTTTTGGGAATGGCGGCGACGGTCTTTTTCGGCACGGTCTTGGAAAGGGAGTTTTGCGTGACGATGATCGAAACAATGCGCTTATGGGCGAACCGCTGCGAATGCCGCACTACTTTTCGAACTCAATTTAGGGCGGTTCGGCGACTCGATTGCCATCGTCCGGTGGACTTTTTTTGCGGCAGCATGATTGCTTGCCAAGATCTGATAGCTTTGTCATCTCTCCGGGAGGCTCGGCGAGGCTGAAATTGATCTGACGCAGATCGCGGCGCCTCGCATGTTTTGGCAGTCTACTGTACAAATCACTCTTTGGATCCCAAAAGCCAGTCCATTCACCTACTTCGACGTTGAAGTAGTAAACGTTCTGGTCAGGGTCGTCTCGATACTTCCTCAAATACTGTCGCTCGAAAACTGTAACGTCGGTCCCCTTGCGATAAAAGTGCCACGTTTGATAAAAGGGTCCCGTGAAGTTGAAGCGGCTATTCACGCCCGTGGGAGGCGGGGTCGGATTGCCACTGTTAGCAACGTAGTCCCAAACTTTCGTTGGGGTTGGATCCTCGTTGGTAAACTGCCCGTTTGAATAGAACTGACGTGGTGGCGCCGAATATGCGAGCTGCGGCGCGGCAATGACCAGCAGCAGCGCTGCGGGGGCTGATACATAAGCACGTACGATCAGGCGTTGTTCAATCATCAGTTGTATCTCCTATTAAATAACGATGCGACAGAGGCTCAAACCAATGGCGGACTATTTCAATGGACTTTGTTCGCTGTCTTTGGGCCACGGGGGAATAGGCGGCGGACCCTGAAGACCATGCGGCGGCTGCTTCTCGACAGGAGCAACTTCCTTGACGTGCGAATGCGTCATAACATAGCCGGCAATCCCCAGTGCCGAGACTCCCGCGAGAACAAACATGGTAGCCATTTGGCTCGTGATGACGCTAGCCGGCCCAAAGATTGTCCAGAGGCTCACGGTCGTTCTACCCGTCGCTTTGACGTGCAGTGCCATGAAACCAATCACCACACAGTAAAGCCCAACGAGCACAAGAAGGAAGGCAAAGAGAAGCGTTCCCGCCCCCATCATCTTGATCGTGTCAACACCGGGCACGAAAAGCCCTATGCCAATAATGACGAACGGCAGCGTCGCAAGAAGAAGCACGATAACGAGGGCCGCGATGACACCGAAAGGCATTGTATTCTGCTTCGATGGAGCGGCGATTTCGGTGGCCTGTTCCATGGATTTCCGCGCACAAAACCGATACGTCTCGACCAATTGGGGGGATTTTAGTCCCACGCCGCCCATGACGCAAGTGCCCCGTCCACGCAGCTTTCTAATCGGCCGCTTGCGTCACGAGCGGTGCCCGTACCGGCGACGATTGCGGCGATTGATCTCCTCGGCGGTCGAGTAAGCGTCGACCATGCCCCAGACCCACAAGGCCAGCGTGCCGCCGACGAACAGCAACACAAACGCGATCAACGGTCCGTTGTAGATTTGACCCAGGCCGGGATAAAAGAAGGCCAGCAAAACCGCGATGCCCGACGATTTCTCGTTCGGAACGTAAGGCAGTTGCGGCGGCGCCGGCGGCGATTGGACGAAAACCACCCGCGGCACTTCCTGCGCGACGGGATGCAAGGCGTACGCAGTGGGAACGGGCGAAGCGGCAACGGCGGCGGTCGGTGCCGTTGCGCCGTGCGGCGACCCGCCCCATTGGCTGCCGCAGAACGGGCAGATCGTGCGTCCCAAGAACGCCGCGGGCACCTGCACCTGGTTGCCGCAGTTCGGGCACGGAGCCGACGGCGCACCTTGCGCCGCGGCCGGCGCGGAGGCGTGCCGAGGTGCCGCCGCCGCGGCCGGCGGGGTGCGAACGGCGGGCTCGGTCAGGGCGGCGGGCCCGGGCGGTAGGGCATTGGGTGCCGCAAATAAGCCGGGAACGCTCGCGGCATCGCACCAGGCCCCGTCGCGTCCCTGGCGCACGCGGTCGTCCGGCCTGATCTTGCGGTGCCGGGCCAATTCGCGAAGCTGGTCGGTCGTGAATGGTCCGCGAACTTCGCGGCCACGGCGGACAAACCTCTCAGGTGAAAGAGGCGAACCGGCCGGCATAATGGCGCAAACTCCGTGGCAGTGATGCGTTTCTGCCAACAATACGCCTCGCGAGGGACAGCCGTGGGTCAGTGGCCACGGATGAAACACGGATGAAACACGGATTTACGTTATCCGTGTTTCATCCGTGAAAACCAGTGGCTGGGGTGATTTTAGGGAATCCGCAACGACCGGCAGGTCTCCTCGTAGGTCGCCTCCAGTTCCAAGGGGACCATGAGATCCGGAGAAAGCCAAACGGGTAGGCTTGGCAGTGCGCTGCCGACGGCGAGGTTGTGTTCCCAGGACTCCAGCCGCCAGCGTAGGCCGTTGCGACGGCCGCGGCAGGTTGCCGCGTAGATCACGCTCCGCGACACGGCCGTCCGAGGGGCGCCGAGTTCATCCAACAATTCGCCGTAAAGGTTGGCGGCGCGACTGGTGGGCTTCCCACTTGAGAACCGTCGAGTTCGTGTGGAAGTGATCGCGTAGCGGCATGGGACCCTCCGTTTGGAAGTTTTGTAGATGAGCTGGCTAGAAACGGCCATGCCAGGAATTCTTCGACCGCCGGTGGGACGATACGAAAAAATGATTATCTGGACGCTTGACACCTATAATGCTATTGTGTACATTTAACAACGTATCGTTGATAACGAGTTCTTTTTTGCGAAGGAGATTGCCGTGACGAACAAACTGCCCGCCCAGAGGACCGCCGAAGAGGCCCTGACGCCGACCATCTCGCAACGGTTGGAACAGCTTGCCAAAGAAGCCAACGAAGCGCATGCGAACGTGGGCTCCGCCTTCAAAAACGGCCTGGTCTGCGCCAATCAGGCCGGACACGCGCTGCTGGAAGCGAACCGCATTTGCCGCCCGCTCGGCCAGTGGCTCACCTGGCTGGCCGCGAACTTCAAGGCCTCGCGCTGGACCGCCCGGCGCTATATGGACTTCGCCGCCGAGTGCGACCGCCTGGGCGGAATGCATGGTGCAACGTTGCACCATATAACCCCCCAGGAGGCAGGCATCATGTTGAAAAGGCTGCTGGTGCTGCCCAGCGGCAAGAAGAAGGCGGCGGACCAAGGTCAAAAGGCCCTGCCGGGTGCTGCGCCGGTTGGAGCGGCGGCGTCCGGCCAGCCCGCCGTGAACACGGCAGCGCTCGAATTGCGGTCGCGACCGTGGCAGGATGCGGCTGGCGGTCCGTTGCCGCGATTGGTCGAACTGTTCGAGGACCTGTTGGCCGGCCTGGAAGTGGTCGTGCAGGGCGGTGATTGCCATGACGGCCCCTTCGCCGAAATGCTGCTGATGGATCTGAAAACGCCTTACGCCGATCTGGTGGAATACCTCAAGGACCGCGAGCAGCTTCAGCGAGCTTCGTAAAAAGGGCCCTGTTAAGTCGCCTTTCGCTCCGCGAAAGGCAAACGTGTAAGGCGGGGCCAGTCCCGGCGCGCCGGGACTGGTTTCGCCCTGATGCGAGTTTTGTTCCGCGACTGGGGCCTGAGCACGTTGACCCACGCGGGCCGGCGCGATATGGTCGATTCTGGCGGCAGCGGGGTTCCCACCTTACGAGGACCAGCCTTTGCACCGGCCCGTTCTACTCTGTGTTGCCGTCGTCGCGATAGCAATTTGCCTGGCGGCTTGCGGCCTCGCGGCGGAAATTGAGTCGTTCGAGACACTGGCCGAGCAGTATGCCGGCAGCACGCGGCCGATCTTGGTCGCCTATTGCACCGATTGCCATTCGACCGCCGACCATGAGGGCGAACTCGACCTGGAACGTTTCACCGCACTGGCCGATGTGCGACGGGCGGCACGCGTCTGGCAGAAAGTCGCCGAAATGCTGGCGGGCGGCGAAATGCCGCCCAAAAGCGCCGAGCAGCCGTCGCCCGACGAACGGAAGCAACTTCGGGCATGGGTCGAGCGTTATCTCGACGCCGAAGCCCAGGCCAGTGCCGGCGATCCGGGGCCCGTCGTCTTGCGGCGGTTGAACAATGCCCAATACACCTACACCCTTCGCGATCTGACCGGGGCGGATTTGCAGGTTGCCCGTGAGTTTCCGGCCGACGGCGCCGCGGGCGAAGGGTTTACCAACGCGGGCGCGGCCTTGGCCATGTCGCCCGCGCTGGTGACCAAGTATCTCGATGCCGGCAAGGAGATTGCGTCGCACGCGGTGCTGCTGCCCGACGGCATGCGGTTTTCCGCCGGCACGACCCGGCGGGACTGGTCGGACGAGATCATCGCGGAAATCAAAAAGTTCTACGGGCGATTCGCCGACGGCGAGGGACGGATTCCCCTCGAAAGGTATCTGGCCGCGACGCTCGACGAACGCGAGGCACTGACGAACGGGGGAAAAACGATCGAGGGCGTAGCCACCGAGCGAGGACTGAACTCGCGGTATTTGGGTTCGCTCTGGAGTGTGCTGAACGGGGGTGACGCAGGCGGGACGCCTACGCTACGAGGGGAGGCGGGCGGGACGCCCGCACCACACGGTCGATCGTTGCTGCTCGATGTGTTGCGGGCGCATTGGCGAACCGCGAAGACGGGCGATGCGGGGGCGCTGGCCGCGGAAGTGGCGGGCTGGCAGAACGTGTTGTCGCGGTTTCAGAAGGTAGGGCATATCAAGCCCTGGATCGTGCCGGTCGATCCGCTTACCAGCCGCCACGAGATCCGCCTCAAGCTGCCCGAGCCGGCGGATGCCAAGGAAGTGACCGTCTATCTGGCGGCGGGCGATGCCGGCGACGGAAACACCGGCGACGTGGTCGTGTGGCAGGCGCCGCGTTTGGTTGCGCCGGGTCGGGCGGATCTGTTGCTGCGCGACGTCCGCGGTGTGACGCGCGATCTGGTCGCCCGCCGCGAAAAGCTCTTTGCTTCGACCGCCCGTTGCTTGCGGGCCGCGGCCGAGGCCAGCGGCCGCGAGAAGGTCGATGGCGCTGAACTCGCGGAGAAGCACGGCGTCGATGTGGTGTCGCTCTCCGCGTGGCTCGACTATCTGGGCATCGGCTCCGACACCGCCATTCGTCTCGATCATTTCAAGTCGAAACTGGAGCGTTCGGGCAACTACGACTTCATCCAGGGTTGGGGTACCGGCGAAACACCCCTGCTGGTGGCCAATTCGTCGGACCAGCACGTGCGCATCCCCGGAAACATGAACCCGCACGCGGTGGCGGTCCATCCCTCGCCGTCGTTGAACGTGGCCGTGGGGTGGCAAAGCCCCATCGCCGCTCAACTGCGAGTTGAAGGCAAGGTGACGCACGCACATCCTGAGTGCGGCAACGGCGTGACGTGGTCGCTCCAGTGGCGGCGCGGCGGCACGCGACAGCAATTGGCCACGGGCATCGCTCAAGGGAGCAAACCGGTCTCCGTCGGACCCGTCGATAACTTCCCCGTCGAGAAGGGCGACTTGATCTCGCTGGTTATCGGTCCACGCGATGGTAATCATGCCTGCGATCTGACCGATGTCGAGCTGGTGATTCAAGTCGTGGGGCGGGCTTCGAGCCCGTCGCCGGATGTGGGGCCGCTTGAGAGAGACGGCCTGGGAAGGCCGCCCCACGAGTGGCGTCTGACGCGCGATGTCAGCGGCGACGTGCTGGCGGGCAATCCGCACGGCGACAGCCTGGGCAACTTGAACATCTGGCATTTCTATACCGAGCCGGTCAAAGCAGGCGAGACAGGGCCGGTGATTCCCGCCGGCAGCGTGCTGGCACGCTGGCAATCCGCCGGCTCGCCTGACGAAAAACTGAAGCTGGCGGACGAAGTGCAAACGTTGCTCGTCCATGGTCCGCCGGCCGACACGAACCACGCTGACGCCCTGCTTTATCGGCAGCTTGCGTCGCTGAGTGGACCCCTTTTCACGGCCGCGAGGTCGCAGACAGGCGGGACGCCGGCGAGACAAGAGGCAGCAGGCGGGACGCCCGTGCCACAAGATGACTGGGGAATCGATCCGGCGCGGTTTGGCCGGCATCCGGATGGCTCCGCGGTCGATGCCGCGAGTCTCTGCGTGCAGGCGCCGTCGGTCGTGGTCGTGCGTCTGCCGGCAGATTTGGTTGCCGGCTGCGAGCTGGTGACCACCGGCGTGCTGCACCCTGCCGCGGCCGATGGGAGCGCGCAGTTGGCGGTGCTCACTTCCCCGCCTGACCGCCTCGACATGCTGCGGGGCGATGGCCCGGTGTTGGTCAACGACGGTTCTCCGGCGGCCGAGCGTTTCAAAGCCGCGTTCGACGATTTCCGCCGCTTGTTCCCCGCCGCGCTGTGCTACAGCCGCGTCGTGCCGGTCGACGAAGTCATCACGCTGGCGCAGTTCCATCGCGAAGACGGGCCGCTCGTGCGGCTGATGCTCGACGAAGCCCAGCGTGCCCGGCTCGACCGACTATGGGAAGATCTGCACTTCGTCAGCCAGGACGCGCTGACGATCGTCGACTCCTTCGCTCAGCTTCTGGAGTACGCCACGCAAGACAGCGACCCGCGGCTGATCGAGCCGCTGCGCAAGCCGATTTACGACGCCGCGGCCGAGTTCCGCGAACTGCTCGTGGCCGGCGAACCGCGGCAGCTCGACGCGCTGGTCGATTTCGCGGCGCTGGCCTTTCGCCGGCCGCTTGCGCCCGGCGAGGCCGAGGAGCTGCGGGCGTTGTATCAGCGCCTTCGCCGGCAGGAGTTGCCGCACGACGAGGCGTTTCGGCTCACGCTGGCGCGGGTCTTCGTGGCGCCGGCGTTTCTCTATCGGCTGGAAGAGGCGCCGCCGGGCACGCAGTCCGCCCCGGTGTCGGACTGCGAGTTGGCCAGCCGGCTGAGCTATTTCCTTTGGTCGTCCATCGGCGACGCGGAGCTGCGCGAGGTGGCCGCGGCCGGACGGTTGACGGATGCCGACGTGCTCGCCGGGCAGGCCCGCCGCATGCTGCGCGACGAGCGCGTGCGGCGGCTGGCCACGGAGTTCGCCTGCCAATGGCTGCACATTTACGACTTCGACGCGCTCGACGAAAAGAGCGAGCGGCACTTTCCCGCCTTCGCCGCGCTGCGGGGCGACATGTATCAAGAGGCGGTCCGCTTCTTCACCGACCTGTTCCAGCGCGACGGCCCGGTTCTGGAAATCTGGGACGCCGATCACGTGTTCGTCAACGCCTCGCTGGCCAGGCATTACGGCATCGCCGGCGTGGAAGGCGATTGGCGGCGGGTGGATGGCGCGCGGCAGTATGGCCGGGGAGGCATTCTGGGCTTCGCCGCCACGTTGGCCAAGCAGTCGGGCGCCTCGCGGACCAGCCCGGTTCTGCGCGGCAATTGGATCAGCGAGGCACTGCTCGGCGAACGCCTCCCTCGGCCGCCCAAAGACGTGCCCCGCTTGCCCGAAGACGAGACGGCGACCGAGGGCTTGACGGTGCGGCAGCTTGTCGAAAAACACACCAGCGACGCCCGATGTTCGAGCTGCCACGCCCGGATCGACCCGCTGGGCTTCGCACTGGAAGGATTCGACGCCATCGGCGGCCGCCGCGAACACGACCTTTCGAGCCGGCCGATCGACACGCACGCCAAGCTGCTGGACGGGGCTCAATTCGAGGGGATCGACGGGCTGCGCCAGTACCTGCTGACGGCGCGGCGCGAGGCGATCGTACGGCAATTCTGTCGAAAGCTGCTAGGATATGCGTTGGGCCGCGGCGTGCAGCTTTCCGACATGCCACTGCTCAAGGATATCGAACGCAACTTGCAGGAAAACGATTATCGCTTTTCCTCGGCCATCGAGACGATTGTTCGCAGCCGCCAATTTCGCGAGATCCGCGGTCGCGACCGGCAAGTTGAGGAGGCGCTATGATCGGAAGCTGCTGTAGAAGTAAAAACGGTGGCTGGGGCAGAGCCTGGCCGAGCGAGACGTTGAATGCGCGCACGCTTTGCGGCCAGGCGATGCCCCGGTGGTGCCCGCCGGGGCATCGCTTGGCCGCATCGTTGTTTCGGGCTTCGACATCGAACTGGCCAAGCTCTGCCCCAGCCACCGCCCCCCTGAACCCTGAACCCTGAACCCTGAACCCTGAACTCTCTCATGACCCATCACTTTTCGCGTCGTATCTTCCTGCGAGGCGTCGGCGTCTCGATGGCCCTGCCCTGGATGGAATCGCTTTCGGTATGGGGCGACGAGCCGGCCGCGCCGGTCGCCAACAGCGGCGGCAGCGATGCGCCCGTGCGGTTGGCGGTGCTGTTCTCCGGCAACGGTTTTCACAGCCGTGAGTGGTGGGCCAAAGGCGCGGGCCGCGACATGGAGTTGGGCCAGGTGCTGGCGCCGCTGGCTGACTTCCGCGAGAAGATGCTCTTTATCCGCGGCCTTTACAACGCGGAGGCCCTCAAGGGAAATATCCACAGTTCGCAGACCGGCAATCTGCTGTCGGGCGCGCCGCTGGCCTCCGGCGGCGAGATCCGGTCG is part of the Pirellulales bacterium genome and harbors:
- a CDS encoding GYF domain-containing protein → MPAGSPLSPERFVRRGREVRGPFTTDQLRELARHRKIRPDDRVRQGRDGAWCDAASVPGLFAAPNALPPGPAALTEPAVRTPPAAAAAPRHASAPAAAQGAPSAPCPNCGNQVQVPAAFLGRTICPFCGSQWGGSPHGATAPTAAVAASPVPTAYALHPVAQEVPRVVFVQSPPAPPQLPYVPNEKSSGIAVLLAFFYPGLGQIYNGPLIAFVLLFVGGTLALWVWGMVDAYSTAEEINRRNRRRYGHRS
- a CDS encoding DUF1592 domain-containing protein, which gives rise to MHRPVLLCVAVVAIAICLAACGLAAEIESFETLAEQYAGSTRPILVAYCTDCHSTADHEGELDLERFTALADVRRAARVWQKVAEMLAGGEMPPKSAEQPSPDERKQLRAWVERYLDAEAQASAGDPGPVVLRRLNNAQYTYTLRDLTGADLQVAREFPADGAAGEGFTNAGAALAMSPALVTKYLDAGKEIASHAVLLPDGMRFSAGTTRRDWSDEIIAEIKKFYGRFADGEGRIPLERYLAATLDEREALTNGGKTIEGVATERGLNSRYLGSLWSVLNGGDAGGTPTLRGEAGGTPAPHGRSLLLDVLRAHWRTAKTGDAGALAAEVAGWQNVLSRFQKVGHIKPWIVPVDPLTSRHEIRLKLPEPADAKEVTVYLAAGDAGDGNTGDVVVWQAPRLVAPGRADLLLRDVRGVTRDLVARREKLFASTARCLRAAAEASGREKVDGAELAEKHGVDVVSLSAWLDYLGIGSDTAIRLDHFKSKLERSGNYDFIQGWGTGETPLLVANSSDQHVRIPGNMNPHAVAVHPSPSLNVAVGWQSPIAAQLRVEGKVTHAHPECGNGVTWSLQWRRGGTRQQLATGIAQGSKPVSVGPVDNFPVEKGDLISLVIGPRDGNHACDLTDVELVIQVVGRASSPSPDVGPLERDGLGRPPHEWRLTRDVSGDVLAGNPHGDSLGNLNIWHFYTEPVKAGETGPVIPAGSVLARWQSAGSPDEKLKLADEVQTLLVHGPPADTNHADALLYRQLASLSGPLFTAARSQTGGTPARQEAAGGTPVPQDDWGIDPARFGRHPDGSAVDAASLCVQAPSVVVVRLPADLVAGCELVTTGVLHPAAADGSAQLAVLTSPPDRLDMLRGDGPVLVNDGSPAAERFKAAFDDFRRLFPAALCYSRVVPVDEVITLAQFHREDGPLVRLMLDEAQRARLDRLWEDLHFVSQDALTIVDSFAQLLEYATQDSDPRLIEPLRKPIYDAAAEFRELLVAGEPRQLDALVDFAALAFRRPLAPGEAEELRALYQRLRRQELPHDEAFRLTLARVFVAPAFLYRLEEAPPGTQSAPVSDCELASRLSYFLWSSIGDAELREVAAAGRLTDADVLAGQARRMLRDERVRRLATEFACQWLHIYDFDALDEKSERHFPAFAALRGDMYQEAVRFFTDLFQRDGPVLEIWDADHVFVNASLARHYGIAGVEGDWRRVDGARQYGRGGILGFAATLAKQSGASRTSPVLRGNWISEALLGERLPRPPKDVPRLPEDETATEGLTVRQLVEKHTSDARCSSCHARIDPLGFALEGFDAIGGRREHDLSSRPIDTHAKLLDGAQFEGIDGLRQYLLTARREAIVRQFCRKLLGYALGRGVQLSDMPLLKDIERNLQENDYRFSSAIETIVRSRQFREIRGRDRQVEEAL